A single region of the Saprospiraceae bacterium genome encodes:
- a CDS encoding HAMP domain-containing sensor histidine kinase, with translation MNLSFKNRIALYYMLATASVIAIVFFIIYAVVETAVYGKLDQDLVFEAQKHTKEIYIKENGHLFFDKYEWLENEHREVQVNPVFIQLVNNEGVLMDKSPNLKEHFLEFHQNKAVEVQFDTKLNNQVIRQIQVPIEHNSIRKGYILAAMSLEGAITVLESLKRNLLMLFPMVLLGLFFITRFLAGKSIIPVKIITETADRITKHSLNERIPLPNKKDELFTLTSSINELLNRMEDAMEREKQFTADASHQLRTPLSVLKGTLEVLIRKTRKEEEYKEKIAYSIQEINRLSEVVDQLLVLARFDKSNHNLVKTPINLQITIDDILQRFRSTILAKNLSVDVKVNPVGAVISDPYYMDMIFDNIFSNAIKYSNDHGAIEIAVFPKKNTVICQVQDHGIGINSVDIEHIFNPFFRSDALEHKAIKGNGLGLSIVKKACDLLSIGINVSSELNKGTSVSLSFPVA, from the coding sequence ATGAACTTATCTTTCAAAAATAGAATTGCACTTTATTACATGCTGGCGACGGCGAGCGTCATCGCTATTGTTTTTTTTATCATTTATGCTGTGGTGGAAACAGCTGTTTATGGTAAATTGGATCAGGATCTCGTTTTTGAAGCCCAAAAGCATACCAAAGAAATCTATATTAAAGAGAACGGCCATCTCTTTTTTGATAAATATGAATGGCTAGAAAACGAACACCGGGAGGTACAAGTCAACCCAGTTTTCATCCAACTCGTTAACAATGAAGGGGTGTTGATGGACAAATCCCCCAATTTGAAAGAGCATTTTCTTGAATTTCACCAAAACAAGGCAGTTGAAGTTCAATTTGATACCAAATTAAATAACCAGGTGATCCGGCAGATACAGGTTCCGATTGAGCATAATAGTATTCGCAAGGGCTATATCCTGGCAGCCATGTCTTTGGAGGGAGCCATTACGGTATTAGAAAGCTTAAAGAGGAACTTGCTCATGTTGTTTCCTATGGTGTTGTTGGGCCTGTTTTTTATTACTCGTTTTTTGGCGGGAAAGAGCATTATCCCCGTTAAAATTATTACGGAAACGGCCGACAGAATCACGAAGCATAGTTTGAATGAACGCATTCCTCTACCCAATAAGAAAGATGAATTATTTACGCTGACTTCGTCCATTAATGAGTTGCTGAATAGAATGGAGGATGCAATGGAAAGAGAAAAACAGTTTACCGCCGACGCCTCCCATCAACTCAGGACACCGCTGTCTGTGCTCAAAGGAACGCTGGAGGTGCTGATAAGGAAAACCCGAAAAGAGGAGGAATACAAGGAAAAAATTGCGTACAGCATCCAGGAAATCAATCGCCTTTCGGAAGTTGTCGACCAATTGTTGGTGCTGGCAAGGTTTGATAAGTCAAACCATAATTTAGTAAAAACGCCTATCAATCTTCAAATCACCATTGATGACATTTTGCAGCGTTTCAGGAGCACTATCTTGGCCAAAAACCTTTCTGTCGATGTAAAAGTTAATCCGGTAGGCGCCGTTATTTCAGATCCCTATTATATGGATATGATCTTTGACAACATCTTTTCAAATGCCATAAAATACTCCAATGACCATGGCGCCATTGAAATAGCTGTTTTTCCGAAAAAAAACACGGTCATCTGCCAGGTCCAAGACCACGGCATCGGCATTAACTCCGTTGATATAGAACACATCTTTAACCCCTTTTTCCGCTCCGACGCCCTGGAACACAAAGCGATAAAAGGCAATGGCTTGGGGCTCTCCATCGTAAAAAAAGCCTGTGATTTATTAAGCATAGGCATTAATGTATCAAGTGAACTCAACAAAGGGACCTCGGTTTCCCTTTCTTTCCCGGTGGCCTGA
- a CDS encoding response regulator transcription factor: MRILIIEDELGIANFIKQGLEEEAYAVDTADNGSVGLDLALSNTYDLLLVDWMLPGRTGIEVCKQFRRENRTTPIIFLTAKDTLQDTIQGLQAGANDYIKKPFHFEELLERIKVQLRPQSGEHERFTLGEIVLDVASHQVWKKEEEIFLTQKEFALLEFLMRNKGKVCRRTRIIESVWDIHFDYNTGVIDVYINAIRKKLKLSTAEDYIQTIRGVGYIAKD; the protein is encoded by the coding sequence ATGAGAATTTTAATCATAGAAGATGAATTGGGGATCGCAAATTTCATCAAGCAGGGATTGGAGGAAGAGGCTTATGCGGTAGATACTGCCGACAATGGTAGCGTGGGCTTGGATTTGGCTTTATCCAATACCTATGACCTATTGTTGGTGGATTGGATGTTGCCAGGCAGAACGGGAATAGAGGTTTGCAAACAATTCAGGCGCGAAAACAGGACGACACCCATCATTTTTCTGACTGCCAAAGATACCTTACAGGATACCATTCAGGGCCTACAGGCAGGGGCCAATGACTATATTAAGAAGCCCTTCCATTTTGAAGAATTACTGGAAAGAATTAAAGTACAGCTGAGGCCCCAAAGCGGAGAACACGAGCGATTTACATTGGGAGAAATTGTGTTGGATGTAGCGTCACATCAGGTTTGGAAAAAAGAGGAAGAAATTTTCCTCACCCAAAAAGAGTTCGCCTTACTTGAATTTTTGATGCGTAATAAAGGCAAGGTTTGTCGACGGACCCGCATTATTGAAAGCGTTTGGGATATCCATTTTGACTATAATACAGGGGTCATAGACGTATACATCAATGCGATTCGTAAGAAACTTAAATTAAGTACAGCAGAAGACTACATCCAGACCATTAGGGGGGTAGGCTATATAGCAAAAGATTAG
- a CDS encoding MFS transporter: MNSFLLKIYAYRFFDDFVLIYPLYMVMFTDYQMEPWQLAVLLATWSATSFFLEIPSGVWADRYDRKNILFIGQLLRAFGYACWLLFPGFWGFLVGFVCWGIKSAFTSGTFQALIYDELKYYKKEGAFTKILGRTETIAFIAILAASFLASPVILLGYNAVLMLSILALVLSSMMLLTIPKVHPVAYTPQKTYFSLLRKGLHKTFQHPPIFHFLIFLSLTLTLGGALDEFWTVFADQAGLPKYGLGLFLGAMSGAQAIASFIAYRFEKYPNSLFYFLFLATGLMLFGAAYLFSIPALLLLVLFSFFFTIIQIVYEGRLHHVIDSPTRATISSISGFLTEIGSLLVYFSFAFLAQSYNYRTAFLTYGLIVAMVGVGYLVLGKRF, from the coding sequence ATGAATAGCTTTCTTTTAAAAATATATGCCTACCGATTCTTTGATGACTTTGTACTCATCTATCCCTTGTACATGGTCATGTTCACGGATTACCAGATGGAACCTTGGCAATTGGCCGTACTTCTGGCTACTTGGTCGGCTACCAGCTTTTTTTTAGAAATACCCTCTGGCGTTTGGGCCGACAGATACGATCGTAAAAATATATTGTTTATAGGTCAGCTGCTGCGTGCGTTTGGGTATGCCTGTTGGTTATTATTTCCTGGGTTTTGGGGTTTCCTAGTCGGTTTTGTATGTTGGGGAATTAAAAGTGCATTTACATCTGGTACTTTTCAGGCTTTGATTTATGATGAATTGAAGTATTATAAAAAGGAGGGTGCGTTTACCAAAATATTAGGAAGGACAGAAACCATTGCTTTTATCGCTATTTTAGCCGCCTCTTTTCTGGCCTCCCCCGTCATTTTATTAGGCTATAATGCGGTATTGATGTTGAGTATTTTAGCCCTTGTACTTTCGAGTATGATGCTGCTGACCATTCCCAAGGTGCACCCCGTAGCTTACACACCACAAAAAACATACTTTTCCTTGTTGCGAAAAGGCTTACATAAAACGTTTCAGCATCCACCTATTTTTCACTTCCTGATTTTTCTTTCCTTAACGCTTACCTTGGGTGGTGCACTAGATGAATTTTGGACTGTCTTTGCTGATCAAGCAGGGCTTCCAAAGTATGGATTAGGGCTTTTTCTGGGCGCCATGAGCGGAGCGCAGGCCATCGCAAGTTTTATCGCTTATCGATTTGAAAAATATCCCAATTCCCTTTTCTATTTCCTTTTCCTCGCTACTGGTCTAATGCTTTTTGGCGCTGCCTATTTATTTTCCATACCCGCCTTATTATTACTTGTGCTTTTTAGTTTTTTCTTCACGATTATTCAAATCGTGTACGAAGGGCGATTGCACCATGTCATTGATTCACCAACGCGCGCCACCATTTCTTCTATTAGTGGGTTTTTAACAGAAATTGGCTCACTTTTGGTCTACTTTAGTTTCGCCTTTCTTGCCCAAAGCTACAATTACCGTACTGCTTTTTTAACTTATGGGTTGATAGTCGCTATGGTAGGTGTAGGGTACTTGGTGTTGGGTAAGCGATTTTAA
- a CDS encoding 4'-phosphopantetheinyl transferase superfamily protein: protein MWLPPPSHLHLTDQKPQVWQADLLADEPLQYSLWECLSPDEKARANRFRFAKDKDSFVLTRGILRHLLGRYLQQDPKKISFAYGPQGKPSLIEPPSLHFNVTHSGELALFAFALNQPIGVDLEHIQRAVEIELVAKHFFSAQEIAALFMLPAAQQKQGFFNCWTRKEALIKAMGTGLAFPLAQFEVSLKPGDPAALLATHWDPAEAQQWFMTSFKPAEEYVGALAIKRPIVEVAYWQWPKG, encoded by the coding sequence ATGTGGTTACCCCCTCCTTCCCATTTGCATTTGACTGACCAAAAACCACAGGTTTGGCAGGCCGATCTGTTAGCTGATGAACCGCTTCAGTATAGCCTTTGGGAATGCCTATCGCCTGATGAAAAAGCCCGCGCCAATCGGTTTCGATTTGCAAAAGATAAGGATAGTTTTGTATTGACGCGGGGAATACTGCGACACTTGCTAGGGCGATATTTACAACAGGATCCTAAAAAAATAAGTTTTGCCTATGGCCCGCAGGGTAAGCCTTCGCTCATTGAGCCGCCCTCCCTTCATTTTAATGTTACCCACTCGGGCGAATTAGCCTTATTTGCCTTTGCCCTGAATCAACCGATCGGTGTCGATCTGGAGCATATTCAGCGAGCGGTAGAAATCGAATTGGTCGCTAAGCATTTTTTTTCAGCACAGGAAATAGCGGCTCTTTTTATGCTCCCCGCAGCACAACAAAAGCAGGGATTTTTTAATTGCTGGACCAGAAAAGAAGCCTTGATCAAGGCGATGGGGACGGGGTTGGCCTTTCCATTAGCCCAATTTGAGGTATCCCTGAAGCCAGGTGACCCAGCGGCCCTCTTGGCGACCCATTGGGACCCCGCCGAAGCCCAGCAGTGGTTTATGACTTCCTTCAAGCCCGCTGAGGAATATGTAGGGGCCTTGGCCATCAAGCGGCCGATTGTGGAGGTTGCTTATTGGCAGTGGCCTAAAGGATAG
- a CDS encoding condensation domain-containing protein: protein MSKPKIEAIYPLSFMQQALLLHALYEKVDQGFLHVRCTLKGALDQILLQEAWHDTLQRHSALRTSIHWENIEKPMQVVHPSAQLPWAFHDWQSFSVKEQEKKLATFKKNDQAEGISLSTVPVSRINLFQIASDEFILLWSCHHILLDGWSAAVILKDVLHFYEARSKKEAPKLDALPSYRTYLSAMQRQDLSEAKAFWQSALEGFVQPTLIGQDHPEGEMALAGFNTHSFALSTTLTQHLQHYAQQQRLTPSTLIQGIWSLLLSRYQQTDDVAFGTTVSGRSSALPNIDLMAGLFMNVLPIRTRILKDASLPEWLQALQKEQIKSRNFEYVSLNQMLSWLNWSGKSALFDTLLVFENFPWQDIAAGELVLKDFEGGLTSTYPLTIVVKPGEKMTFILRYHSSKVSEVLVQWIADTMTLMIEKMVSSVDLSLGQLQGAIPAQSILNGVSQPDAKPKTSVFFHSKNSDLVYLAPQNAIELQLTKMWEEIFGRYPIGVTENFFQIGGTSLQAVRLFAKIEAHWGRNLPPVTLLQHPTIKDLAQLLKQEDKQTEWSVIVPIRASGKRPPLFCIHAGGAHVFFYNAMAYHLGPDQPVYALQPVGLDGISSYHNSVEEMATDYLEEIRSIQPEGPYYLLGTCFSNAVCFEMAKQLERAGQSTALLAIIDSPVHDVSFVNPPNLIEKIQRIPGRIQRLIQRFREDAKGAVAKMIAAKRNTLRDIVDNNFYALKNKQAQNLMSIQNKLADLYLQYEWTPYQGKVTLIRSRQFHENKNNDYHLTQWGDLAAEGLATYVVEGNHDTLFDEPDVQHLARQLQQCLDAVHAVKV, encoded by the coding sequence ATGTCAAAACCTAAGATTGAAGCGATATACCCTTTAAGTTTTATGCAACAAGCCTTATTGTTGCATGCCTTATACGAAAAGGTAGACCAAGGATTTCTGCATGTCAGGTGCACTTTGAAAGGGGCGTTGGACCAAATTTTGTTGCAAGAAGCCTGGCACGATACCCTGCAACGGCATTCGGCCTTGCGCACCTCGATTCACTGGGAGAATATAGAAAAACCAATGCAGGTCGTCCATCCATCGGCACAATTGCCTTGGGCTTTTCACGATTGGCAATCTTTTTCCGTCAAGGAACAGGAAAAAAAATTAGCTACGTTTAAAAAGAACGACCAAGCGGAAGGGATCAGCTTATCCACAGTGCCTGTTTCGAGAATAAACTTGTTCCAGATAGCATCCGATGAATTTATATTGCTTTGGAGTTGTCATCATATTTTGTTAGATGGGTGGTCTGCAGCAGTTATCCTAAAAGATGTACTGCACTTTTACGAGGCGCGGAGCAAAAAGGAAGCTCCTAAGTTGGACGCTTTGCCAAGCTACCGCACCTACCTTAGTGCAATGCAGCGCCAAGACCTATCTGAGGCCAAAGCTTTTTGGCAATCGGCGTTGGAAGGCTTTGTGCAACCCACCTTGATAGGCCAGGACCACCCAGAGGGCGAGATGGCCCTCGCTGGCTTCAATACCCATTCCTTTGCCTTGTCAACAACACTTACCCAGCACTTGCAACACTATGCCCAGCAACAGCGCTTGACCCCTAGTACCCTTATTCAAGGCATCTGGTCGCTCCTGCTAAGTCGTTACCAGCAGACGGATGATGTCGCTTTTGGGACCACCGTTTCGGGGCGCAGCTCGGCGTTGCCCAATATAGACCTGATGGCAGGGCTGTTCATGAATGTATTGCCGATTCGAACCAGGATTCTCAAGGATGCTTCTCTGCCAGAATGGCTACAGGCTTTACAAAAAGAACAAATAAAATCGCGAAATTTTGAGTATGTCAGTTTGAATCAGATGCTGTCGTGGCTCAACTGGTCTGGTAAGAGTGCATTATTTGATACTTTATTGGTTTTTGAAAATTTCCCGTGGCAGGATATAGCAGCAGGCGAATTGGTGTTGAAAGACTTTGAAGGAGGACTTACTTCCACTTATCCCTTGACTATAGTGGTGAAACCGGGAGAAAAAATGACTTTTATTTTGCGCTATCATTCATCGAAAGTGTCAGAGGTATTGGTGCAATGGATCGCCGATACCATGACTTTAATGATAGAAAAAATGGTGTCTTCGGTCGATCTGTCACTAGGGCAATTACAGGGTGCTATTCCGGCTCAGTCCATTTTAAATGGCGTATCGCAACCGGATGCCAAACCCAAAACGAGCGTCTTTTTCCATTCAAAAAATAGTGATCTGGTCTACTTAGCACCTCAAAACGCCATAGAGCTACAGTTGACCAAGATGTGGGAAGAAATATTTGGCCGATACCCGATTGGCGTAACCGAAAATTTTTTCCAGATTGGTGGCACTTCTCTACAGGCTGTCCGCCTATTTGCCAAAATTGAGGCACATTGGGGGCGGAATTTACCGCCAGTCACCTTATTGCAGCATCCCACTATTAAAGATTTAGCGCAATTGTTGAAGCAGGAAGATAAGCAGACGGAATGGTCCGTTATTGTGCCGATTCGAGCAAGCGGCAAGCGACCCCCGCTATTTTGTATTCATGCTGGTGGTGCCCATGTCTTCTTTTACAATGCTATGGCTTATCACCTGGGACCAGATCAACCCGTTTACGCTCTTCAGCCTGTTGGATTAGATGGTATAAGCTCTTACCATAATAGCGTTGAGGAAATGGCGACGGATTATTTGGAAGAAATTCGTTCTATTCAGCCAGAGGGGCCCTATTACCTTCTTGGTACTTGTTTTAGCAATGCCGTGTGTTTCGAAATGGCGAAACAATTGGAAAGGGCGGGGCAATCTACTGCTTTATTAGCGATCATTGATTCGCCAGTGCATGATGTAAGTTTTGTCAATCCCCCCAATTTGATAGAGAAAATCCAGCGAATTCCCGGGCGCATCCAGCGTTTAATCCAGCGATTTCGGGAAGATGCTAAAGGGGCGGTGGCCAAGATGATTGCGGCCAAGCGAAATACCTTGAGAGACATTGTAGACAACAATTTTTATGCGTTAAAAAACAAACAGGCGCAAAACCTGATGAGCATACAAAACAAACTGGCAGATTTGTATTTACAATATGAGTGGACACCCTATCAAGGCAAGGTAACCCTGATCAGAAGTCGACAATTTCATGAAAATAAAAACAATGATTACCACCTTACGCAATGGGGCGATTTGGCGGCAGAGGGTTTAGCGACCTACGTTGTAGAAGGAAACCACGACACCCTATTTGATGAGCCTGATGTTCAACATCTCGCTCGGCAACTACAACAATGTTTGGATGCTGTTCATGCTGTAAAAGTCTAA